The Roseisolibacter agri genome contains the following window.
CGACCTGCCGCGCCTCGCGAAGCTGATGACCGCGCTGCCGAACGTGCACACCGAGGTCGGCGCGGTGCTCTACGACCTGGGGCGGCAGCCGCGCGCGGCGCGCGACTTCCTGGTGCGCTTCCAGGATCGCGTGCTGTTCGGCAAGGACTCGTACCAGCCGGAGGAGTATCCGTACTACTGGCGCGTGTTCGAGACGCGCGACGACTACTTCGACTACTACCGCCCGTACCACGCGTTCTGGAAGCTCTACGGGCTCGACCTGCCCGACGCGACGCTGCGCAAGCTGTACTACGAGAACGCGCAGCGGATCACGCCGGGGCTGCCGCGGACGAAGTAGGGCGAGCGTCGAGCGCCCTCGACGCTCGACGCTCACCGCTCGACGCTCAAGCTCAGTACTTCGCCAGATACTGGTCCAGCTCCCACTGGCTCACCTGCGTCACGTAGTCCCGCCACTCCTGCCGCTTGGCCGCGAGGTAGTGCGTCGCCACGTGCTCGCCGAGCGCGGCCTGGATGACGTCGTCCTTCTCCAGCTCGTCGCACGCCTCGTTGAGGTCCTGCGGCAGGTCGTCGATGCGCAGGCGGCGGCGCTCGCGGTAGCTCATCTCCCAGATGTTCTGGTTGACGGGCTCGCGCCAGTCGGCCTGCGTCTCGACGCCGTCCATCCCGGCGGCCAGCATCACCGCCAGCGCGAGGTACGGATTGGCCGCCGGATCCGGCAGCCGCAGCTCGACGCGCGTGCCGGCGCCGCGCCGGTCGGGGACGCGGATCATCGGGCTGCGGTTGCGCATGCTCCACGCGACGTTCACCGGCGCCTCGTAGCCCGGCACCAGCCGCTTGTAGCTGTTCACGAGCGGGTTGGTGACGGCGCACAGCCCGCGGCCGTGGCGCAGCAGCCCGCCGATGTAGTGCAGCGCGGTGCGTGACAGCCGCCACTCGGCCGCCTCGTCGAGGAAGGCGTTCTGGCCGTCGCGGAAGAGCGACTGGTGCGTGTGCATCCCGCTGCCGTTCTGCCCGAAGATCGGCTTCGGCATGAACGACGCGACGAGCCCGAACTGCCGCGCGACGTGCTTCACGACCCAGCGGAAGGTCGCGAGGTTGTCGGCGGTGGTGAGCGCGTCGGCGTAGCGGAAGTCGATCTCGTGCTGGCCGTGCGCGACCTCGTGGTGCGCGGCCTCGATCTCGAAGCCCATGCGCTGCAGCAGGTCCACCATCGCGCGCCGCGCGTCCTCGCCGAGGTCCACGGGCGCGAGGTCGAAGTAGCCGCCGACGTCGTGCGTCTGCGTGGTGGGGCGGCCGTCAGGCGCGGGGCGGAAGAGGAAGAACTCCGCCTCCATGCCGGCCATCATGGTGTAGCCCGACGCGGCCGCGCGCGCGATCTGGCGCTTGAGCACCGCGCGCGGATCGCCGGCGAACGGCGTCCCGTCGGGCATCGTGATGTCGCAGATCACGCGCGCCACGCGCGCGTCGGGATCGCCCCACGGGAGCACGCGGAAGGTCGCGAGGTCGGGCTGGAGGAGCATGTCGCTCTCCTCGGTGCGCACGAACCCCTCGATCGCGCTGCCGTCGAACATGATGTCGCCGGCCAGCGCCTTGGCGAACTGCGACGCCGGCACCTCGACGTTCTTGTTGACGCCGAGGATGTCGGTGAACTGCAGGCGCAGGAAACGCACGTGCTCAGCGTGGGCGAGCGCGAGCACATCCTGCTGGGTGGTACCGGCGGGATCAGGGGCGGCAGGCATGGGCGGAAGGTAGGCCCGCGCTGGGCCGCGAGGAATCGGCCGTGCCTTCCCGCGTGGGCACCATCCGTGCGGCAG
Protein-coding sequences here:
- a CDS encoding glutamine synthetase family protein, whose product is MPAAPDPAGTTQQDVLALAHAEHVRFLRLQFTDILGVNKNVEVPASQFAKALAGDIMFDGSAIEGFVRTEESDMLLQPDLATFRVLPWGDPDARVARVICDITMPDGTPFAGDPRAVLKRQIARAAASGYTMMAGMEAEFFLFRPAPDGRPTTQTHDVGGYFDLAPVDLGEDARRAMVDLLQRMGFEIEAAHHEVAHGQHEIDFRYADALTTADNLATFRWVVKHVARQFGLVASFMPKPIFGQNGSGMHTHQSLFRDGQNAFLDEAAEWRLSRTALHYIGGLLRHGRGLCAVTNPLVNSYKRLVPGYEAPVNVAWSMRNRSPMIRVPDRRGAGTRVELRLPDPAANPYLALAVMLAAGMDGVETQADWREPVNQNIWEMSYRERRRLRIDDLPQDLNEACDELEKDDVIQAALGEHVATHYLAAKRQEWRDYVTQVSQWELDQYLAKY